One Brassica oleracea var. oleracea cultivar TO1000 chromosome C7, BOL, whole genome shotgun sequence genomic window carries:
- the LOC106303274 gene encoding uncharacterized protein LOC106303274, which yields MWVLWTSRNQLVFEDKSFSETEVLGKAIKHAREWQDSTTKAVPPSISPRDCSASVPQTQQPETSACCFSDATWNSASCAGGMGWICSDSAGATLLQGSSSCSIVASAIVAEALALKAAIKAAISHNIKDLICFSDSKGLINLIT from the coding sequence ATGTGGGTGCTCTGGACAAGTAGGAATCAGCTGGTGTTTGAGGATAAGTCTTTCTCGGAAACGGAGGTCTTAGGAAAAGCTATAAAGCACGCAAGAGAGTGGCAAGACTCGACTACAAAAGCGGTACCTCCCTCTATTTCACCTAGAGACTGCTCCGCTAGTGTGCCTCAAACGCAGCAACCGGAAACTTCAGCTTGCTGCTTCTCTGATGCAACCTGGAATAGTGCATCTTGTGCAGGAGGAATGGGATGGATTTGCTCCGATTCTGCTGGCGCTACTCTCCTGCAAGGCTCGTCTTCATGCTCTATTGTGGCCTCAGCTATAGTGGCAGAAGCGTTGGCTCTCAAAGCGGCAATCAAAGCTGCTATCTCTCACAATATCAAGGATCTAATCTGTTTCTCAGATTCAAAAGGCTTGATTAATCTGATCACATGA
- the LOC106302248 gene encoding UDP-glycosyltransferase 75D1-like — MVLDNINIVPVGPLITSRTDSGADGEYDEWLDTKIDSSVVYISFGTLAVLSKKQLVELCKALIQSRRPFLWVITDKSYRSKEDGEEKEEEVISSFREELDEIGMVVSWCDQFRVLKHRSIGCFVTHCGWNSSLESLVAGVPVVAFPQWTDQMTNAKLLEECWRTGVRVVEKKEGEEVVVESGEIRRCIEEVMEEKGEEYRRNAARWRDLAAGTVREGGSSFNHLKAFADEHM, encoded by the coding sequence ATGGTTCTTGATAATATCAACATCGTCCCCGTCGGTCCGTTGATAACCTCAAGGACCGACTCCGGGGCTGATGGTGAATATGACGAGTGGTTGGATACGAAAATAGATTCATCTGTGGTTTATATTTCATTCGGGACGCTTGCCGTGCTGAGCAAGAAACAGCTCGTGGAGCTTTGCAAGGCGTTGATACAGAGTCGGAGACCGTTTCTGTGGGTGATTACGGACAAGTCTTACAGAAGTAAAGAAGATGGTGAAGAGAAAGAAGAAGAGGTCATAAGTAGCTTCAGAGAAGAGCTTGATGAGATAGGAATGGTGGTTTCTTGGTGCGATCAGTTTAGGGTTTTGAAGCACAGGTCGATCGGTTGTTTCGTGACGCATTGCGGGTGGAACTCGTCGCTGGAGAGCTTGGTGGCGGGAGTTCCTGTGGTTGCATTCCCGCAGTGGACTGATCAGATGACGAACGCGAAGCTTTTAGAAGAGTGTTGGAGGACGGGTGTGAGGGTGGTGGAGAAGAAGGAAGGGGAAGAAGTTGTGGTGGAGAGTGGGGAGATACGGCGGTGCATTGAGGAAGTGATGGAGGAGAAGGGGGAGGAGTATAGAAGAAACGCGGCGAGGTGGAGAGATTTAGCGGCGGGGACGGTGAGAGAAGGAGGATCATCGTTTAATCATCTCAAAGCTTTTGCAGACGAGCACATGTGA
- the LOC106302249 gene encoding UDP-glycosyltransferase 75D1-like has protein sequence MNNDSDPSKSLTRPHFLFVTFGAQGHINPSLELAKRLAVTITGARVTFAAPISAHNRNMLSKENAPETLIFATYSDGHDGGFKSSTSSDKSRQDAAGQYMSEMRQRGIETLTELIEDNRRQNRPFTCVVYTMILLTWVAELAREFHIPSALLWIQPVTIFSIFYHYFNGYADAISEMVINNNPSGSIKLPSLPLFRLRDLPTIFVPTNAYSFLLPAFREQIELLKQEENPMILVNSF, from the coding sequence ATGAATAACGATAGTGATCCATCGAAGTCACTCACCAGACCACACTTTCTGTTCGTGACATTTGGAGCACAAGGCCACATCAACCCATCTCTCGAGCTCGCCAAACGCCTAGCCGTAACCATCACCGGAGCTCGAGTCACCTTCGCCGCCCCAATCTCCGCACACAACCGCAATATGCTCTCCAAAGAAAACGCCCCCGAAACCCTAATCTTCGCCACATACTCCGATGGCCACGACGGCGGCTTCAAATCCTCTACTTCCTCCGACAAATCTCGCCAAGACGCAGCCGGACAGTACATGTCTGAGATGAGACAGCGTGGCATAGAAACCCTAACCGAACTAATCGAAGATAACCGGCGTCAAAACCGGCCTTTCACCTGCGTGGTTTACACCATGATCCTCCTCACTTGGGTCGCTGAGCTGGCGCGTGAGTTCCACATTCCTTCTGCTCTTCTCTGGATCCAGCCAGTAACCATATTCTCCATCTTCTACCACTACTTCAACGGCTACGCAGATGCAATCTCAGAGATGGTTATTAATAACAACCCTTCCGGTTCTATTAAATTACCGTCTCTGCCACTGTTCCGTCTCCGTGATCTTCCTACCATCTTCGTCCCTACAAACGCATATTCGTTTCTTCTCCCGGCGTTTCGAGAGCAGATAGAGTTACTGAAGCAAGAGGAAAACCCTATGATCCTTGTCAATAGTTTCTAA
- the LOC106305904 gene encoding 1-deoxy-D-xylulose-5-phosphate synthase, chloroplastic-like: protein MALSAFAFPSYITTKGGLTDSCCKSSSLSSSRSFSADLPSPCLRPNTSHSNRKAKVNASLAEKGEYYSNRPPTPLLDTINYPIHMKNLSIKELKQLSDELRSDVIFNVSKTGGHLGSSLGVVELTVALHYIFNTPQDKILWDVGHQSYPHKILTGRRDKMPTMRQTNGLSGFTKRGESEHDCFGTGHSSTTISAGLGMAVGRDLKGKNNNVVAVIGDGAMTAGQAYEAMNNAGYLDSDMIVILNDNKQVSLPTATLDGPSPPVGALSSALSRLQSNPALRELREVAKGVTKQIGGPMHQLAAKVDEYARGMISGTGSTLFEELGLYYIGPVDGHNIDDLVAILKEVKSARTTGPVLIHVITEKGRGYPYAERADDKYHGVVKFDPATGKQFKSTNKTQSYTTYFAEALVAEAEGDKDVVAIHAAMGGGTGLNLFQRRFPTRCFDVGIAEQHAVTFAAGLACEGLKPFCAIYSSFMQRAYDQVVHDVDLQKLPVRFAMDRAGLVGADGPTHCGAFDVTFMACLPNMIVMAPSDEAELFNIVATAAAIDDRPSCFRYPRGNGIGVALPPGNKGVPFEVGKGRILKEGERVALLGYGSAVQSCLGAAVMLQERGLNATVADARFCKPLDRALIRNLAKSHEVLITVEEGSIGGFGSHVVQFLALDGLLDGKLKWRPMVLPDRYIDHGSSADQIAEAGLMPSHIAATALNLIGAPREALY from the exons ATGGCTCTATCTGCATTTGCTTTTCCTTCTTACATAACAACCAAAGGAGGTTTAACAGATTCTTGTTGTAAATCATCTTCTCTGTCTTCTTCTCGATCTTTTTCTGCAGATCTTCCATCACCATGTCTGAGGCCAAACACCAGTCAT TCCAACAGAAAGGCAAAAGTGAATGCTTCACTTGCAGAGAAGGGTGAATACTATTCAAACAGACCACCAACTCCATTACTTGACACAATCAATTACCCAATCCACATGAAAAATCTTTCCATCAAG GAGCTGAAACAACTCTCTGATGAGCTGAGATCAGATGTGATCTTCAACGTCTCAAAAACTGGTGGACATTTGGGGTCAAGCCTCGGTGTTGTGGAGCTCACTGTGGCTCTTCACTACATTTTCAACACTCCACAGGACAAGATTCTTTGGGATGTTGGTCATCAGTCTTATCCTCACAAGATTCTCACCGGGAGAAGAGACAAGATGCCTACAATGAGGCAAACCAATGGCCTCTCCGGTTTTACTAAGCGTGGAGAGAGCGAACATGATTGCTTTGGGACAGGACATAGCTCAACCACAATATCTGCTGGCTTAG GAATGGCAGTAGGAAGGGATTTGAAAGGGAAGAACAACAATGTGGTTGCTGTGATCGGTGACGGTGCTATGACTGCAGGGCAAGCTTATGAAGCCATGAACAACGCTGGTTATCTAGACTCGGATATGATTGTCATTCTTAACGACAACAAGCAAGTCTCGTTACCTACTGCCACTTTGGACGGACCGAGTCCACCCGTTGGAGCGTTGAGCAGCGCTCTTAGCCGGTTACAGTCAAACCCAGCTCTCAGAGAGTTGAGAGAAGTCGCAAAG GGTGTGACAAAGCAAATAGGTGGGCCAATGCATCAGTTAGCTGCTAAGGTAGATGAATACGCTAGAGGGATGATAAGCGGAACTGGATCAACGCTGTTTGAAGAACTCGGTCTCTACTATATTGGTCCAGTTGATGGACACAACATAGATGATTTGGTAGCCATTCTTAAAGAAGTCAAGAGCGCAAGAACCACAGGACCGGTTCTTATCCATGTCATAACTGAGAAAGGTCGTGGTTATCCTTACGCTGAGAGAGCTGATGACAAATACCATG GTGTTGTGAAATTTGATCCTGCAACTGGTAAACAGTTCAAAAGTACTAACAAGACTCAGTCTTACACAACGTACTTTGCGGAGGCGTTAGTGGCGGAAGCAGAGGGAGACAAAGACGTGGTTGCGATTCATGCAGCCATGGGAGGTGGGACAGGGTTGAATCTCTTCCAACGTCGCTTTCCTACAAGATGTTTCGATGTCGGGATAGCGGAACAGCACGCAGTTACTTTTGCTGCTGGTTTAGCGTGTGAAGGCCTTAAGCCTTTCTGTGCAATCTATTCTTCTTTCATGCAGCGTGCTTATGACCAG GTTGTACATGATGTGGATTTGCAGAAGTTACCGGTGAGATTTGCGATGGATAGAGCTGGACTAGTGGGAGCTGATGGTCCAACACATTGTGGAGCATTTGATGTGACGTTCATGGCGTGTCTTCCTAACATGATAGTGATGGCCCCATCTGATGAAGCTGAGCTTTTTAACATCGTTGCAACCGCTGCTGCTATTGATGACCGTCCTTCTTGTTTCCGTTATCCTAGAGGTAACGGTATTGGCGTTGCGTTGCCTCCTGGAAACAAAGGTGTTCCTTTTGAGGTTGGGAAAGGTAGGATCTTAAAAGAAGGAGAGAGGGTTGCGTTGTTGGGGTATGGCTCAGCGGTTCAGAGCTGTTTAGGAGCGGCAGTAATGCTCCAAGAACGTGGATTAAACGCCACCGTGGCAGATGCGCGGTTCTGTAAGCCGTTGGACCGTGCTCTCATTCGCAACTTAGCTAAGTCTCACGAGGTGCTGATCACGGTTGAAGAAGGTTCTATTGGAGGGTTTGGATCGCATGTGGTTCAGTTTCTTGCTTTGGATGGTCTTCTCGATGGGAAGCTTAAG TGGAGACCAATGGTATTGCCTGATAGGTACATCGACCACGGTTCATCAGCTGATCAAATAGCTGAAGCTGGACTTATGCCGTCTCATATAGCAGCAACTGCACTTAACTTAATCGGAGCACCAAGGGAAGCTCTGTATTGA